The following is a genomic window from Nguyenibacter vanlangensis.
AACAGGTCGTCGAGGAAATTCGAGGCCGAGGGATAATCCGCGAACCAGTCGGAGATGCTGATCTGCACGTGGTTGGCGGTGTTCTGGATGTAGCTGAACTGCATGCCGTGCGCCAATGTCTTGACGCTGGCGCGATAGCCGATGGATTGCAGCATGTTGCGCAGCCACACGCCCATGCTCATGTCGATCGCGGTGTTTTCCGCCACCACCGTGACGGCCTGGCCGGCCGTGCCGCTCTGCGCCACCAGGGCGCGGGCCCGCGCCAGGTCCGGCCCCCGCCAGGACGGGGCCGGATCGTCGGGGTCGGCCCCGGCGGTATAGGCGCAGTCGGACAGCGCGCCGGGAATGCCCGGCGGTACCATGCCGCAGAGCGGCCCGGCCACCGCCGCCCCGCCATACAGGATGGTCATGGCCCGCCGGTCCAGCGCGTAGGACACCGCCTGCCGTGCCAGGGGGTTGTCGAAGGGCGGGATGTTCACGTTCATGGGCGCGTAATAGATGCCGTAGAGCGGGCGGATATGGACCTGCGCCGTATGGCGCGCGCCCAGCTCGCCCAGCCGGTCCAGCGGCTTCATGTCGAACATCCAGTCATATTGGCCGTTTTCCACCGCCGTGACCTCGGCCTCGTCCGGCAGGCCGAAATCGTACTGGATCCGGTCGGCGAACCCGTCGGGCTGGGCGTCGGCGCTCCAGACCCGGAAATGGGGATTGCGCACCAGCACGGCGCCCCGGTCCGGGTCGTAGGACGCGAACATGTACGGGCCGGTGGTCGGGGCCGGCACATTGCCCAGATCATGGCCGGGGGTCGCGGCCGGCAGGATCACCGCGTGGGGAAAGGCCAGCTTCTGCAGGAATTCCGCGTCGGGCTGGCGCAGGTGGAAGACCACGCTGCGCGTCGCGTCATCGGTTTCGAGCCCGCCTTGCAAGGTGCAGTGCGCCGGATCGCGCAGACACTGATCGCCGCCGATGATCGCGCCGTAGAACGCCCCCGCCGTCGGGCTGCCCACCCGGAACAGCCGGCGGAACGATGCCGCGACGTCCGCCACCGTGATCGGCTGCCCGTCGGAGAAATGCAGGCCGGCCCGCAGGGTGAAGCGCCAGGTGCGACCGCCATCCTCGGGCGCCGGCACGCGCTCGGCCAGGTCGGCCACCACCGTGTTGCCGGCTTCGCCATCCGCCTTGCGGAAGGTCAGCAGCCCGTCATACAGCACATAGAAAAGCTGTGCGTATTGCGACGTGTAGTTGATCTGCGGATCGACGGTGCCGCCCGAGGACGAGGCGGTCAGCCGCAGGGTGCCGCCCCGGTGCGGGCTGCCCAGGGTGATGCCGTCTCCGACGGTGGGGGGAGCCGTCTGGGCACGCGCCGCGCCGCACGCCGCCCCCGCCAGCAACGCCCCCACCAGCAACGCCCCGGCCGCGGCCAGGCACCGCGCGCGCGCGCCTGCCACTCTTATTGCGTCGCCATCAGGCTGCGCAGGCGGTCGGCGATCTGGCCGGCGGTGGCCGTGGCCTCGACCGTCCCGGCATAGCGGCCCTCGGGCGACATGATGACGATGCGCGGTGACGGCTCCATGGCGTAGTCGCCGTTGGTGCCTGGGTGCCGGACATAGGGGGCATGGTATTCGGCCGTCACGGCCTTGATCATGTTCGGCGCGCCGGTGAGCGCGATGATGTGCGGCCCGAAGCGCAGCGTGTAGGCCCGCAGCAGTTCGGCCGTATCGCGCATCGGATCGACCGAGATGAACAGCGGCGCCACCAGCCGCGCCTGCGCGCCCATCAGGTCCATCGCCCCGGCCATCGCGTGCAGCGTCGCCCCGCATTGCGTGTCCGGGCAATGGGTGTAGCCGAAATAGACCAGCATCCAGCGGCCCAGGAAATCGGTATCCGCCACTTCGCCGTCGGCGGCGCTGATCAGACGGAACGACCCGCCGATCTCGTTGCCGTAGGTCGAGAGGATCGGGCCCATCCGGTCCATGATCCGAAAGGTGCCGTACCCGCCCACCACCGCGGCCAGCGCGATGACGCCCCCTATGATCAGCCGCCGCCTGTCCCTGTCCTGCATCAATGCGCGTCCGCCCAATTCGCTCCGGCCCCGGTCTCGACCACCAGCGGCACCGTCAGGCTGGCCGCCGATTCCATGACCTGTTTCACCAGGGCGCCCAGCGTTTCCTGCTGGTCCGCCCGGACCTCGAACAGAAGTTCGTCATGGACCTGCAGCAGCAGCCGCCCGTCCAGGCTGGCCGCCGCCAGCGCCTGCGGCAGCCGGACCATCGCGCGCTTGATGATGTCGGCCGCCCCGCCCTGCAGCGGCGCGTTGATCGCCTGCCGCTCGGCATAGGCGCGGCGCGCCGCGTTCTTCTCGGCGATGCCCGGCACCCAGCAGCGCCGCCCGAACGGGGTGGTGACATAGCCCTGGCGCCGTGCCTCGTCCTTGATCCGTTCCATATAGTCGCGAATGCCCGGATAGCGCGCGAAATAGGCATCGATATAGGAGCGCGCCTCGCCCGGCGGAATACCGAGCTGCCGCCCCAGCCCGAACGCGCTGATGCCGTAGATGATGCCGAAATTGATCGCCTTGGCCCGGCGGCGGGTCAGGGGGTCCATGCCTTCGATCGGGATGCCGAACACCTCGGAGGCGGTGCGGGCATGGATGTCCTGCCCCAGCGCGAAAGCCTCGCGCAACGCGGGGATGTTGGCCACGTGGGCCAGCAGCCGCAATTCGATCTGCGAATAATCGGCCGACAGCAGCACCTGCCCCGGTCCGGCGACGAAGGCGCGGCGGATGCGGCCGCCTTCCTCGGTCCGGATGGGGATGTTCTGCAGGTTCGGCTCGTTGGATGAAAGCCGCCCGGTCGAGGTGATGGCCATCTGGAACGAGGTATGCACGCGCGCCGTCCCGGGGTCCGCCTGGCCCACCAGCGCGTCGGCATAGGTCGATTTCAGCTTGGCGAGCTGCCGCCAGGCCAGGATCCGCCCCGGCAGGTCGTGCCCCTGGTCGGACAGATCCTGCAGGACCGACGAATCGGTGCCCCAGGCGCCGGATTTCATCCGCTTGCCGCCCGGCAGTCCCATCTCGTCGAACAGGATCTCGCCGAGCTGCTTGGGCGAGCCGACATTGAACGGCCGGCCGGCCAGGCGGTGGATCTCGGTCTCCATCTCGGCCATGCGGGCGGCGAAATCGGCCGACAGGCGGCGCAGTTCGGCCACGTCGATGGCGATGCCGGTCCGTTCCATGTCCGCCAGCACCGCCACCAGCGGCCGTTCCAGTGCCTCGTACAACGCCAGCGAGCGGTGGATGCGCAATTGCGGCCGCAGCGCCAGCCACAGGCGCAGGGTCACGTCCGCGTCCTCGGCGGCATAGGCGGTGGCCCGGGCCAGGTCGACCCGGGCGAAGGGGATGCGGTTGCGCCCGGTGCCCGTTACCGCGTCATAGGGGATCGGGGCGTGACCCAGGTACAGGCGCGACAATTCGTCCATGCCCTGGCCGTGCTTGCCGGCGAACTGGGCGTAGGCGATCAGCATCGTATCGTCGACCGGCGCCGGCTGCGGCGCGCCCGCGCGGGTCAGCACCAGCAGGTCGAACTTGGCGTTCTGGAAGATCTTGAGCACCGACGGGTCCGCCAGCAGCGGCCCCAGCAGCGCCAGCACCAGGCCGGCGGGCAACTGCACCGCCGCCGGGTCCTGCGCGCCGTCCTCGGGCAGCAATTGCGGCTCGGCCTGGTGCGCCAGGGGGATGTAGCAGGCGCGGCCGGGCGCCACCGCCAGCGAAATCCCCACCAGCCCGGCGCGCAGCGGGTCCAGCCCGTCGGTTTCGGTATCCAGCGCGCAGAAGCCGGCGGCGCGCGCCTCGGCCAGCCAGCGTTCCAGCGCCTCGGCGCTGGTCACCGTCTCGTACGGTCCATAGGGCGCCTGGTCGGGCGCCGCGTCCGCAGAGACAGGAGATGAAGCGGAAGAGGATGCCGGAGAAGAGACTAGACTGGGGGCGGGCGCCGGTATCGCCACGCCGACCGCGGCCGCCGAGTCCTTGACCCCCATCCGGTGCAGGATGGAGCGGAACCCCATCCTTTGCAGCCATTCCCCCAGCAGCGCCTCGTCCGGTTCGCGGCAGATCAGCGCGTCCAGCGGCAATGGGCAGGGCGCGTCGGCGCGCAGGGTCACCAGGTCGCGCGACAGCCGGGCCTTGTCGGCATATTCGATCAGGTTGTCGCGGCGCCTGGACGGCTTCATCGCCGCCGCCCCCGCCAGGATCGCGTCCAGCGAGCCATATTCCGCGATCAGCGCCGAGGCGGTCTTGGGCCCGATCCCCGGCACGCCCGGCACGTTGTCGACCGAATCGCCGATCAGCGCCTGCACGTCGATCACCTTGTCCGGGGTCACGCCGAACTTGGCCTCGACCTCCTTCAGCCCGATCGGTTTTTGGCGGATCGGGTCCATCATTTCCACCCCGGGGCGGATGAGCTGCATCAGGTCCTTGTCGGACGACACGACGGTGCAGCGTCCGCCGGCCTCGGTCACGTGCCGGGCATAGGCGGCGATCAGGTCGTCGGCCTCCCAGCCCGGTTCCTCGATCCCCGGCACGCCGAATGCCGCCGTCGCGGCGCGCACCAGGCCGAATTGCGGACGCAGATCCTCGGGCGGTTCGGGGCGGTGGGCCTTGTACTGGTCGTAGATTTCGTTGCGGAAGGTCTTCCGCCCCGCGTCGAAGATCACCGCCAGGTGCGTGCCCGCATGGTCGCGCAGCAGGCGCGCCAGCATGTTGGTGAAGCCGAACACCGCGTTGACGGGCGTGCCGTCGGGCGCGGTCATCGGCGGCAGGGCATGATAGGCGCGGAAGATGAACCCCGATCCGTCGACCAGGATCAGGTGAATCGGGGCGTTGTCGGACATCGTCGTTCGATCAGTGCGCGGCCTCGTCCACCGCGTCGGGATTCAGCACGAACAGGCGCGAGCAATAGGGGCAGAACGTCTGGTGGGCGGCGATGCGCAGCCACACGCGCGGATGGCCCAGCGCCCCCGCGCCCCCGTCGCAGGCCGGGGTGCGGGACTGCACGATCACGGTTTCGACATGCCCCAGTTGGGGCGTCGGCGTCGGATACTGGGTCTGGACCTGCATGATGTTCGCTCCGCCTGTTCTCGTGGCCGATGGCCAGGATGGTCGGGGGATGATACGCAGGATCGCCGTGCTTTCAAACCTCCGCCTGTCACCCCTGCTTCATGCGTCTTTCCGGCTCGGCCTTCTGGCCGCGGTCCTGGCCGGCTGCGCGCTGCGCGACCCGCCCACCCCGGTCCCGCCCGCGCGATGGGCGGCGGACGGGCGCCTGGTCCCGCCCGACCTTGTCCTGGTCCTGGCCGACGGGACGCGCGCGCCC
Proteins encoded in this region:
- a CDS encoding ABC transporter substrate-binding protein, which produces MAGARARCLAAAGALLVGALLAGAACGAARAQTAPPTVGDGITLGSPHRGGTLRLTASSSGGTVDPQINYTSQYAQLFYVLYDGLLTFRKADGEAGNTVVADLAERVPAPEDGGRTWRFTLRAGLHFSDGQPITVADVAASFRRLFRVGSPTAGAFYGAIIGGDQCLRDPAHCTLQGGLETDDATRSVVFHLRQPDAEFLQKLAFPHAVILPAATPGHDLGNVPAPTTGPYMFASYDPDRGAVLVRNPHFRVWSADAQPDGFADRIQYDFGLPDEAEVTAVENGQYDWMFDMKPLDRLGELGARHTAQVHIRPLYGIYYAPMNVNIPPFDNPLARQAVSYALDRRAMTILYGGAAVAGPLCGMVPPGIPGALSDCAYTAGADPDDPAPSWRGPDLARARALVAQSGTAGQAVTVVAENTAIDMSMGVWLRNMLQSIGYRASVKTLAHGMQFSYIQNTANHVQISISDWFADYPSASNFLDDLFGCENFHPGSDNSINIAGYCNARVQAVMDRAKQTSDPAEAAALWTQAGRLVDRDAPAAPIIRINYIDLVSKRVGGYFYTTLYHLLFSRVWVR
- the polA gene encoding DNA polymerase I, whose product is MSDNAPIHLILVDGSGFIFRAYHALPPMTAPDGTPVNAVFGFTNMLARLLRDHAGTHLAVIFDAGRKTFRNEIYDQYKAHRPEPPEDLRPQFGLVRAATAAFGVPGIEEPGWEADDLIAAYARHVTEAGGRCTVVSSDKDLMQLIRPGVEMMDPIRQKPIGLKEVEAKFGVTPDKVIDVQALIGDSVDNVPGVPGIGPKTASALIAEYGSLDAILAGAAAMKPSRRRDNLIEYADKARLSRDLVTLRADAPCPLPLDALICREPDEALLGEWLQRMGFRSILHRMGVKDSAAAVGVAIPAPAPSLVSSPASSSASSPVSADAAPDQAPYGPYETVTSAEALERWLAEARAAGFCALDTETDGLDPLRAGLVGISLAVAPGRACYIPLAHQAEPQLLPEDGAQDPAAVQLPAGLVLALLGPLLADPSVLKIFQNAKFDLLVLTRAGAPQPAPVDDTMLIAYAQFAGKHGQGMDELSRLYLGHAPIPYDAVTGTGRNRIPFARVDLARATAYAAEDADVTLRLWLALRPQLRIHRSLALYEALERPLVAVLADMERTGIAIDVAELRRLSADFAARMAEMETEIHRLAGRPFNVGSPKQLGEILFDEMGLPGGKRMKSGAWGTDSSVLQDLSDQGHDLPGRILAWRQLAKLKSTYADALVGQADPGTARVHTSFQMAITSTGRLSSNEPNLQNIPIRTEEGGRIRRAFVAGPGQVLLSADYSQIELRLLAHVANIPALREAFALGQDIHARTASEVFGIPIEGMDPLTRRRAKAINFGIIYGISAFGLGRQLGIPPGEARSYIDAYFARYPGIRDYMERIKDEARRQGYVTTPFGRRCWVPGIAEKNAARRAYAERQAINAPLQGGAADIIKRAMVRLPQALAAASLDGRLLLQVHDELLFEVRADQQETLGALVKQVMESAASLTVPLVVETGAGANWADAH
- a CDS encoding zinc-finger domain-containing protein produces the protein MQVQTQYPTPTPQLGHVETVIVQSRTPACDGGAGALGHPRVWLRIAAHQTFCPYCSRLFVLNPDAVDEAAH
- a CDS encoding SCO family protein → MQDRDRRRLIIGGVIALAAVVGGYGTFRIMDRMGPILSTYGNEIGGSFRLISAADGEVADTDFLGRWMLVYFGYTHCPDTQCGATLHAMAGAMDLMGAQARLVAPLFISVDPMRDTAELLRAYTLRFGPHIIALTGAPNMIKAVTAEYHAPYVRHPGTNGDYAMEPSPRIVIMSPEGRYAGTVEATATAGQIADRLRSLMATQ